A genomic stretch from Alosa sapidissima isolate fAloSap1 chromosome 3, fAloSap1.pri, whole genome shotgun sequence includes:
- the LOC121705680 gene encoding uncharacterized protein LOC121705680 isoform X3: MDGRRRKYVAPDSKYEIPSRTRRYWKRRKLVEAINMHLSKQGMESSDLDSDNGSEDGHDGGGITQNLDQESSDNRSEDAHDGDDITSLHTDPESEELPPNLSQTTESSIFSFEDSVDLGVFEPLWQTHQGQHCPQKSITDSESIGSGEEFPMEDSTDKSVNEESHLGVDVNERLPPVNDEPLYTGSQLTKAQSFFTYTFICFETLTYWCGPV; the protein is encoded by the exons ATGGACGGAAGGAGAAGGAAATACGTTGCCCCAGATTCAAAATATGAGATTCCATCAAGAACAAGGAGATACTGGAAAAGGAG GAAGCTGGTTGAGGCCATCAACATGCACCTGTCAAAACAGGGAATG GAGTCCTCTGACCTCGACTCTGACAACGGCTCAGAAGACGGACACGATGGTGGTGGGATTACT CAGAACTTGGATCAGGAGTCCTCTGACAACAGGTCTGAAGATGCACATGATGGTGATGACATTACA AGCCTGCACACAGACCCTGAATCAGAAGAGCTACCACCAAATTTGAGCCAAACAACAGAGTCCTCAATCTTCAGTTTTGAGGACagtgttgaccttggtgtgTTTGAACCACTATGGCAAAcacaccaaggtcaacactGTCCTCAAAAATCCATTACTGACTCTGAATCCATTGGCAGTGGAGAAGAATTTCCCATGGAAGACAGCACGGACAAGTCAGTAAATGAAGAATCACATTTGGGAGTAGACGTTAATGAAAGGCTTCCTCCAGTAAATGATGAGCCACTTTACACAGGCTCACAACTGACAAAAGCTCAGAGTTTTTTTACTTATACTTTCATATGCTTTGAGACACTCACTTACTGGTGTGGCCCTGTCTGA
- the LOC121705680 gene encoding uncharacterized protein LOC121705680 isoform X2, whose amino-acid sequence MDGRRRKYVAPDSKYEIPSRTRRYWKRRKLVEAINMHLSKQGMYNHESSDLDSDNGSEDGHDGGGITNLDQESSDNRSEDAHDGDDITSLHTDPESEELPPNLSQTTESSIFSFEDSVDLGVFEPLWQTHQGQHCPQKSITDSESIGSGEEFPMEDSTDKSVNEESHLGVDVNERLPPVNDEPLYTGSQLTKAQSFFTYTFICFETLTYWCGPV is encoded by the exons ATGGACGGAAGGAGAAGGAAATACGTTGCCCCAGATTCAAAATATGAGATTCCATCAAGAACAAGGAGATACTGGAAAAGGAG GAAGCTGGTTGAGGCCATCAACATGCACCTGTCAAAACAGGGAATG tataacCAT GAGTCCTCTGACCTCGACTCTGACAACGGCTCAGAAGACGGACACGATGGTGGTGGGATTACT AACTTGGATCAGGAGTCCTCTGACAACAGGTCTGAAGATGCACATGATGGTGATGACATTACA AGCCTGCACACAGACCCTGAATCAGAAGAGCTACCACCAAATTTGAGCCAAACAACAGAGTCCTCAATCTTCAGTTTTGAGGACagtgttgaccttggtgtgTTTGAACCACTATGGCAAAcacaccaaggtcaacactGTCCTCAAAAATCCATTACTGACTCTGAATCCATTGGCAGTGGAGAAGAATTTCCCATGGAAGACAGCACGGACAAGTCAGTAAATGAAGAATCACATTTGGGAGTAGACGTTAATGAAAGGCTTCCTCCAGTAAATGATGAGCCACTTTACACAGGCTCACAACTGACAAAAGCTCAGAGTTTTTTTACTTATACTTTCATATGCTTTGAGACACTCACTTACTGGTGTGGCCCTGTCTGA
- the LOC121705680 gene encoding uncharacterized protein LOC121705680 isoform X1, with translation MDGRRRKYVAPDSKYEIPSRTRRYWKRRKLVEAINMHLSKQGMYNHESSDLDSDNGSEDGHDGGGITQNLDQESSDNRSEDAHDGDDITSLHTDPESEELPPNLSQTTESSIFSFEDSVDLGVFEPLWQTHQGQHCPQKSITDSESIGSGEEFPMEDSTDKSVNEESHLGVDVNERLPPVNDEPLYTGSQLTKAQSFFTYTFICFETLTYWCGPV, from the exons ATGGACGGAAGGAGAAGGAAATACGTTGCCCCAGATTCAAAATATGAGATTCCATCAAGAACAAGGAGATACTGGAAAAGGAG GAAGCTGGTTGAGGCCATCAACATGCACCTGTCAAAACAGGGAATG tataacCAT GAGTCCTCTGACCTCGACTCTGACAACGGCTCAGAAGACGGACACGATGGTGGTGGGATTACT CAGAACTTGGATCAGGAGTCCTCTGACAACAGGTCTGAAGATGCACATGATGGTGATGACATTACA AGCCTGCACACAGACCCTGAATCAGAAGAGCTACCACCAAATTTGAGCCAAACAACAGAGTCCTCAATCTTCAGTTTTGAGGACagtgttgaccttggtgtgTTTGAACCACTATGGCAAAcacaccaaggtcaacactGTCCTCAAAAATCCATTACTGACTCTGAATCCATTGGCAGTGGAGAAGAATTTCCCATGGAAGACAGCACGGACAAGTCAGTAAATGAAGAATCACATTTGGGAGTAGACGTTAATGAAAGGCTTCCTCCAGTAAATGATGAGCCACTTTACACAGGCTCACAACTGACAAAAGCTCAGAGTTTTTTTACTTATACTTTCATATGCTTTGAGACACTCACTTACTGGTGTGGCCCTGTCTGA
- the LOC121705680 gene encoding uncharacterized protein LOC121705680 isoform X4, which yields MDGRRRKYVAPDSKYEIPSRTRRYWKRRKLVEAINMHLSKQGMYNHESSDLDSDNGSEDGHDGGGITQNLDQESSDNRSEDAHDGDDITSLHTDPESEELPPNLSQTTESTLSSKIHY from the exons ATGGACGGAAGGAGAAGGAAATACGTTGCCCCAGATTCAAAATATGAGATTCCATCAAGAACAAGGAGATACTGGAAAAGGAG GAAGCTGGTTGAGGCCATCAACATGCACCTGTCAAAACAGGGAATG tataacCAT GAGTCCTCTGACCTCGACTCTGACAACGGCTCAGAAGACGGACACGATGGTGGTGGGATTACT CAGAACTTGGATCAGGAGTCCTCTGACAACAGGTCTGAAGATGCACATGATGGTGATGACATTACA AGCCTGCACACAGACCCTGAATCAGAAGAGCTACCACCAAATTTGAGCCAAACAACAGA gtcaacactGTCCTCAAAAATCCATTACTGA